In the genome of Sardina pilchardus chromosome 17, fSarPil1.1, whole genome shotgun sequence, the window ACAGCCAAAGTCAATAAGCTTGACCGTCACATCATCGGTGTTGACCAGGATGTTTTCTTGCTTTACGTCACGGTGTAAAACGCTGCGGTCACGGCAGTGTTTCAAAGCAAGGACCACCTGGCGGATGATGTGCTTCCCCTGGCTTTCAGTGAGCTGACCTCCTAAAGTCTCGCAGTATTCATACAAATCCATGCAGGGCATCGGGCGCTCCAGGATGAGGATGAACATGATGGGCAATGAAAACCATTCCACGAGCTTGAGGATGTTGGGGCACTCTGGTGGCCTGGACACTATGGTCATAAGGGCCACCTCCAGAGGGAGCTGCTCACCGGTGTCAGGCTTAGAAAGAGTTGGAGGAAATAAAGAAAGTTAGAATAAAATGTTTACGTTAGTTGAAATTAAGATTCAATTAAGAAATCAAGGCAGTTGGGATATGGATAAAAGAGGTGACATGGGTTACTTTATTTCTCATATGCCATAAGAGTGTGTGATTTTTTAAGTGGTTTGGATGGTTTAGCTTTAACAAGATGGATAAAACTGTAAAATGATCACTTACCACAGTTATATAACCCCCTGTATTTTCTTTGGGGATGATCTTAATGGCAACCTACAGGGAGTAGGAAAAGTATTCAACTTTTGACTGATTAAGAATTACTATTAAAGACCAGGCAGTTAACAAATTGAAACTAGAGCACAAATGGGGAAGTATAGAGGTGAAGCATCTGACCTGTAATCCATCAGAATTTCTAGTTCCTTCaaaaacacatccacaccctCCTTTACCAAGCAGGTCTCCCATTGTGTACTTGCTGATAAAGGATGCTGCAAGCAAAAATGAGCACGATACAGAACTGAGTCAAAGTGTAATTCCAAGAGATGAGGGATGAATGCTGAGTTGTGTTCCTACAGTGATTTCAGGAAACAATGAATAAAAGGTAATTTGCTAACCTTCATCGTTGGGTGACTCGTTAGTCCTCCTCAGCCTCTTTCTAGTGCGAGGCTCAGCATGTGTCCTTTTTAACACTGATGGGTCCACCGCACCGAGGTTCTCACTAGAGGTCTCCTGGGCAGACCCCACATTGCTGTAgttcctctttctcttgcttttgTCAGAGGGGACTAcagccggtggtggtggtgggggcgggGGCATGTTTCCCTGGGTTTGCTGCTGCCTGCACTTTCGGTCTGGCCTCATGGGTCCATGCTGAGTGGACTGAGTGGTGGAGGGTGCAGCAGAAGGCTCCGTGGAGCTGCCTGAGGTGGAAGGAAGGACATCTGTCCTATTGGGGCCTCTTCCCACCTGGCTTTTAACTGAAAACAACAAGTGTGGCTGAGAATGGCAGCATTTCAGAATTTCCTAAATTGTTAGTTTTAGTTTAAGATATTTCTTCATCACAGCTGAGATTACAGACTATTTCAATCAGATTCTTTGGAAAACATCTTTAGCCTACAATTAGAATTAACAATACATAAAGCTTTAATCTGACATTAACTTGCACAATAATTTGACCTTACCTCTAGATCTACGCTTAGACGGCATTATTAATCATGCCTATTTGGCTATTTGACATgaacgaaaacaaaaacaacacgtAGACCTATGTGTAGCAAAGTTATAAATGCTTGATATTTATAATAGCCTACGGCCAACGTTATGATTCCTGACGTCATTTCGCGCCGATATGTTACGTCATAATGCATAAGTAGACGGTCAGCCCGGGCATCTTCTCTTGAGAGTTCTAATGAAAGAGCCGGGAGCTCTAGTTGGCTTCTATCTCAACCCAAGCTGCTAGAAAGGCTGAAATTAAACTACCTAAAAGCGATTTCActtcaaccacacaaacacccacacattaGATACAGTTATTGGGGTCTGTTATTTTCTCAAGCTTATCCTCAGTTTCACAGGGAGCATTTGGTGATTTTATGattaaaatataggcctatgttcAGTGAAATGGGCTGCATGACAGATTTCGCAAGTGTAGCTCCGATTTTATTCACAACGGGCATGCACACAACATActtttattgtttgttgttgattgTCCTCGTAAACGACTGTGTAATTTATTTAGCCTCAGTAAGCTCAGCTTTTGGTGGCTTTGCTTGAGTACAGTTCAGCATCTGCGATAGCTTTGACTGCTGTGAGGTCGACTTTGAAGCCGTCGGATGCGTGTCGGATACTGCCAGCGGTGCACTAATCTACGTTCTAGAACTGCAGGCACCGGCGCGCACATGCGATCAAAAGCCTGTCCGGTGCGACTGACATTTACCGTTGGTCTCAAGACTAAAATTTCATTGGTCTTTGCGTGCTTACCGTAGGCTAACATTACTTGTTTTCCCAATtgcaatgtagcctacagcagcGGAGGCGAAGCATACTTTTCTGTCAGTAAGTGGGTACGAGTCCAGACCTCTATGGTCCAGACAAGCTATTTCGCCAAAACCCCTGCTAGCAGCTACATGGCTAACAACAGGGGAGAATGGGCTCTGCTAACAATCAATGCTGGACTTGGTGATTTTACCAAATACTGTTTGAAACGTTTAACCTTCACAATATTGCAACAGTAAAATAAAGAAGTTAAAATGAGAATAAACTTCTCAAGACTCCACCTTACCTTTTGTAGCCTACAAGTCCATATGTGCCTTGAAAACTTTGTGCTGTGATGTGAGAAAATCTCCCCCTCTGAGTAGGCTATAACTAACAGCTCATCCAGACCAGACAGAGGGGATTGGTCAAGAATTTGACACGCACGTTATGTCAACATGTGCAGTTTACAGTCTTTTACACCatagatatattatatatgcAAAACAATTCTTAAATATACATTCAACTCTTTAAACCTTCAGGGGGTTAAAGGAGCATGTCAACAGTTTCACCATAAGGAAATAGGCCATGGGTAGCCTATCTCCAATTTGGACAATTCCCTATTTTTAAAATGTAGGTGCACAGAACCACACTGTAGACAGATAGTATTTAATTTAATATAAACCTGATCAAATTGACAAAATGTAAGTTAACAGATAacacaataataatgatgagAGACTATGAGATTCATGCTTTTAAACAAGGAACAGTGGTGAAGCATAAGTAGTgagcaaagatcatagagcgctaacCTTTGGTATAGGGCCTAGTGAGCAAAGCACTCAATTCAATAacctttattggcatgaatggcaAAACCTTCAAAAAGTCCACAAatgatcatgacatcaacaaTTACCTATAAGAAGGCAGACATAAAGATCCTGGATACTTCCCATTGCTTTCTCCTGGTTCTCGCCCCTGGCTGGCAGGGGGCATAGGACTTCGGCCACAAATAATATcctttttgttctttttccccAGTAGTAGGATGGGTAGTACCCCAGAGCTTTCAATTTGTGGAGCTGTACAGTAAATGAAAACACATCATTAATTCTGCAAAATAATAGTCATCATTTACTTTGTTGACACAGACttcataagagagagagagcagaagttTCAGTTCGCTTCATTTCACTTATATAAAAGTAGACACGCATGAAAGTTCAGAAATTGTGATCAAGCAGAGAAAATGGAACATCTAGAAGAGATTGATTTCCACTAAGGTGGTCACCCTGTATTGATTTCAATTGATTACACTTACTGTCAAATGTGCAGTGTTGAACACCTTGGCTGTGTTCCGCCGTTTTAACATGTTTGCAGCCCACTCCGATGTTATTTTTGCCTTGGCCCTCTCTAGCGCCATTTTCTTGGGACGAGCTGCCCGACAAACTGCCTTTTTTGGTGGCCACGTATATAGCACCTCCTTGCAACCAACACATGTTTTTTGTGTGGACATGTTGTACCTAAATAAAAGACATctaatgcaaaaatggtcaaaagGCAAAATTATGAAACGTGAATAATGACAGacatcatcagagagagagagagagagagagagagagagagagacatttcagCTCTCTCCAAGGAAAAGATAACAATTAGATATATTTACtgtattataataattattattattgcctcATATCATACCAAATGCTGCGCAGCCTGGTTGGTGTGATCCAACGGGGCACTTCAGGACCCCGGCCAGCGACCTTGCCCAAACTTGCTATCTCCTCCTACTGCTATCTACTGTAATAGTAGCAAGCACATTGTTATGATTGACCCTCTGTGTATTTGCAAAACAGTGATCAAATTGTTGTCTACCGCATTAGGTCATCTGGCTGACGCTTCGGATTCTACTGTGCCTTTTGCCTGATTCAGTCAATACACTCCGCAGCTGTATGCAGAAGCGATATTTTATCTCACGGTCTTCAAACAGGTAAGTAAATGTTATTGAATAAAATGTTTACATTCGTATGACATCTAAACGCTTATGTAGAAATGGTAAGTGTCTGGTGGATTATAGTGCTACCATTGTATAATAACATTTGCAAAACTATAACATTTAACACTTTAAGCTAACAACATTTCTCAGCTAGCTTTCAGCATCACCGTGTGGATAGGTATGCAGGCAGGCATGGTCTTAGGGGTGCACCGATCCGATAATTGGGTTCGATATCAGTGGATCTGGTGGATTATAGTGCTACCATTGTATAATATCATTTGCAAAACTATTTAGAACATTTAACACTTTAAAAGActgacgcgcaaccagccatttagcgccGGCTCCCTgctggttagtgtgtgcttcacctcactgtatgCTGAGTGTCACAAATTCATAGATGAGATAAatacagagaccaaatttccctcatgggatcaaaagagtaccgtaatttcccgactattagccgtggcatatatattgattttgcaaaatttcttcagctatgaggttataggggggcagttaatatggtattaatatggttttgtttcttttcacttgcataaaacactgtcctgcggcttatacacaatgcggcttatatgcaggaaattactgtataggcctatacttaTATTACTTTGCCACTAAATGTCTTCTGGTGTATAGTTATTACGTCATTGTCTAGTGTGCCTGGCTTTATATATTTCTGGTTTACTATTACCATTTGTAGATTAATTACggtcttcatgcgttttgtagCATATATATTTGAATTGTAAGTTTAAATATATTATTCCCCTGCGCATCTAGTTGATGGGCCTACTTCAAGACAAAAGAGCCCCTAAACTACATGGAGCCTCAAAGCCCTATCTCATCCCTATGACATCCTTCCTTGTACTTCTAAAGCACCTAACActgatttgggaaagattgttgaaagattttagtcttttaactattgcccctcattcaagctttactcaaaagactattAAGTTAAACAAAAGGTTTTCTTAACAGCACAATCTGCTAATATACCATGTTCACCCAGATCCAAACTTTAGAGGTGTCACTTCAAGGTACCATGCAAAGCATTCAGGCAATTTGTTTTACAGAATTACCAGAATTACCACCAGGGACTATTGATGATGAGCAAATTCCATtgtggcacaaacacacagaaacatttgcgcttgcacacacacacacacgtacacgcacatatacatgtgtgtttatgatttATGTCTCGTTTGGTTTTGTGTAGAGAAGTTTCTCTTTCTATGAGAGATGTGgaagtgtgttcatttgtgaaGAGGAAGTAGGAAACATGCCTCATATATtcagtgttgtttgtgtgattgtgttgtttgtgtccgATCCTCCTCTGAAGATGAAGCTCTACCTCTGTCTTctttacacagctctgcaggtCACTGTTGGTGAGTTCTAATATATCATACTgagagcatgtgtatgtgtgtgtgtgtgtgtgtgtgtgtgtatgtaggctaATGGATCGAAAGTATGTTTTTAAATATTTGGATCATCTAGCCATCTGTGTTACATGATAAATCGTGTGGGTTATGAACTTCGTCATAATTGCTGTAATAATGTTTGCACTGTCAATTCCATGGGTGCACACTGTACTGGTCTATCTCTGTTCTCCTTTTATTGCGTCTATCTGTATTCTCCCTTCATTCTAGCTGTCCATCAACAGATGACAATTGGTCCATGTAAATAAAAGTTATTTATTGACGAATAAACGTATCATTAAAACTGAAAAAATGTCCCaatatcaaataaacaaatgaatggAGGGTGGATGGGAAGGTGTGCGAACTGGGCAGCAGCACTTCCATGAAGCAATTTTAATTTTACACAATGTTAAAAGCAGCATGAAGTGCCTTGTTTGTAAAGAACAGTGTCCAtaaatatttcacaaacacaaacgtttTTAACTTActttccatagacagtaaagaaGTAATGTGAGGGATTAGGCTACAATTATTCAAGTATGCCATTGTATTATCCACTCTCTCTCAAGGTGGCTTGGGTGATGCGTAAACTATGATTGTATCTTCTGCATAACATTGACAGCCTGCATCTGGATAACTTGGTTCATCATTTATAGATAAACTAGTAAGAAGTGGTGCAGTGATCATAGGGGATACCTATTGTGTTGGGCAAGATGATGACTTTTCTTGGTCCACTTTTGAAAAGAAATATGTTTCATGAGAACTTTCAAATCACTAATTTTATGCTCcataatatgtgtttgtgtatgttgtttCTGCAGGTTGTATAATATCTGAACCAAAAAATGAGACCATCACCAGATCCCCAGGAGAGTCTGTTCTCCTGTCCTGCTCCTGTACTGACCTGCAGACCACACCTGATGAGATTCAGTGGACTGGTCCTGGTGAAAACAAGAAAGAGTTTTATAAGTTGACTGGAGATCTGAACCCAGAAGAAAGGAAGCGTTACAGTGGTAGAGTCCAGACATTCAGTGACGGTTCTCCAGGAAATGCATCCCTGCTTCTGTCTGAGCTGACTGAAGAGGACCAGGGGgaatacatgtgtgtgattgaaagCAATGGAGGTGGAACATTCCGAACAATCACACTCATTGTTAAAGGTAAATCAATTTAGTTTTTAAAAGTGCTTTAAGCGATGCCACCTTTTATAATGTCACTTACGGCAATTATCACCTGCACCATCTGCTGTCTGTGCCCTGAATGCACTGGAAAAAACACAGTCTCAGTGGACAGCCCAACAAAAACAACGTGGGCCAACCTGGGCCATAAAAGCATAACAAACTGTTCAAGGAAATCACCAACTGTGCATTTAtgagagtttcaattgcacaGGAGGGAGTGGGACGGTGTAACAACCTAGTTCTCTattttgtttgaacgtcaacagaagtgacattaTACCCAGCATCGCTTAGAGCGCCTTTGCATTTGTTGAGTTTTGCCTAATTATCATGACAAATTACAATATAAAGTGTCACTGACTGAGGTCTTCTCGTGAATATAGCAGTAGCTGGAAAAAGCATTGGAGAAGGCTGTATATATGAGCCTAAAAATGAGACCATCACCAGATCCCCAGGGTACTCTGTTCTCCTGTCCTGCTCCTGTACTGACCTGCAGACCACACCTGATGAGATTCGGTGGATGGCTGATAATACAACAAGGTATCATATGTTGGCTGGAGATCTGGACCCAGAAGAAAAGAAGCGTTACAGTGGTAGTGTCCAGACATTCAGTGACAGTTTTGGAAGTGtatttctgtttctgtctgacCTGACTGAAGAGGACCAGGGAGAGTACACATGTGTGATTGAAAGCAATAAACATATGAGAATCAGAACAATCACACTCATTGTTGAAGGTCATCCCAACACCAGGGAACTTCTCAGCAGGCATGTTATCGTGCGCTTGGCTCtttctgtgctgtttgtgttggtggGAGCATCTGCAGTCATCTATTCTTCATTAGGAGGTAAACAAacataagacacacatattactcacacacacacacacacacacacgcaataggGCGCAAGGTGATGTTGATGGTTTTGATTTTGCTACTACGCTGTGATACTAATATTCTGACTACTATCCACAGCAAAGAAAATGATCAAAAACCAAGAGGGGGCCAAAGTATGAAAACAAAGAAGACAATAGGTTAGTTACAGTATGATGTGGTTGCATttctgttacagtaatacaacAATATTTAGTTTTATAATTAGAGATGATGGAGGAAATGGCATGCAGTCACAATCGACATTAAGAgaaactttattttatttttttaacataaGCCCACTGACGGAAAGGTATGCTTCAGAGTCAGGCCATGTAATGAAGTGAAATTTGCAAATCTGTAATAATCAAAGATCAATAATATAGAGGCCttaattagtgtgtgtttgcatgatacATTGGAAACAAAAGTGATGGAACCAGAGTACCGAACCAGGCAAAATCAAATGTTTTAGCACTTGGTgtttcttaaagagaccctatgcaactttctgcaggaggcgatcgctctttgtttacatctggaagtgtgagacgaagaaccacgtttgcaatttatatatttaaatatagcctatacatgtataaatatacacgctaaagctggcggggaagctctgcagagaaaatgcaagcataaaacgagcgaaaacgaacaacgaaaccgaaagcagagatgaaatcgccaatcctgcatagttcctctttaactttGGTGTGAAACCCAACCAGTCTCTATTCTTGAGGGTGAGTGTGGAGAGATTTATCCACAAGTTGACTCAAATTTACCACGCAGACGATGGAAACAGTGAATGAGGAAGTTAAGCCAAGATCACACTGAGTTGTCATTTGTCGTGTcacaattattttgttttttttacagttttccaCAAACTCACTAAACTCCATTCTCTGAAGCAAATATAACACATTTCAGTGCAACACATCTTTGAGTCTGAACATATCTCTTGTATTGACAATtttcacacatgaaacacaatCTGTAGCTCTCGTAGACTCAAAACTCGGATCAGTGAGGGCCTCAGAGTACATTAGGCTAGACGGCAATGTACTTCTCATTTACAGTACTGATATGTCTGTCTTTTCTGGTGTAGTTTTTCACTTCCACCATCCACTCTTTTCTCATAACGGTACTCACAAACCCCCATTTTCAATACTCTATGTTCACTGgatttacagtaaatgttgaaaatgaaatctttttgtgttgatttatttttttttttagatgcaaaatgcAACTACTGTATTGTGAACAATGCCAATGTCTCTTGGAGCTTATGAGCTGCCCTGAACACTATTACATCTAAtagcattttcattttcactgcTTTGTGAGAatctgaataataataataataatacattttttatAGCGCTTTTCAGGGTACCCTAAGACGCTTTACAAAGACAAAGAACAAGAAGGATACAAAAggacaatacagtacatacaatatAGACATGTCAAACAAATACgcaaaaataacaatacaaagagtagatggggggggggggggggggtgtatcatatgttcatgaatacacacacacacaccctgttgaGTTTGGTTTTCCAGTTATTTTTTGTATGTtcatttagttcattttcaGTGGCCAATAGTGTTTTCACGGATGTTATTTAATGTTTACTTCTATAAATTGTTGTTAGACACTAAAAGACATACTTTGAAACAGATTGTTCTCAAGAATGTTTAATAAAAAAATTGGTGGTGAACAAAACTTTTTTTAGCTAATTAAAGGGCAGTTAAAACAGACACAGCTGGAGGCGAACACAGCCGGAGGGTTAAACAGAAATCAAACATGTTACATGAATATAACATGAATATCTATATTTGCCTGATATTAGTAATGTGGGTATATGTTaaatgttgggtttttttttgttgttgttgtttttcaaggCTGTATAATACCTTGAACATCGACGAATGACACCATCACCAGACCAGCAGGTGGCGATGTGCTCCTGCCCTGTTCCTGTACAGACATACAAGCCAAACCTGAGGAATTTCTGTGGAGTTAAGCCAAAGATAACTGTTATTTACCATTCTGTGCCCGTGCCGAATATTCGATTTTTGGGGGCTggatgacctcacacacacaacaaaaactaTTTTTTAGAGTATATTACTAGCCTACCATCAATGGGACACACCATAGTTCTATAAAATACAATACTTCTGTCAAAATTTGTCAAAATTGCATTTCTTTCATATAAAAATTGAGTGAGTTAGACCTGGCTCCAGGCCTAAATTGTGTTTCAAGGTGACCTAGAGGACCCAAAGGTGGGAACCTCCAGAGATGTTACCGgctgaaagaaaaaacaacattcaagCCTCTAACTCTTTGCCAGTACttcagccaggaatactcagagtcataactgaagttaacaaagattttaatcgggatagaaattagcaacaatgagagtttttggcgtaggccccgtcctaggtccaggtcactgagcgtgcagaccctggcaaatcctgccggAACGAGAGGCAGGGGCAaagcctaccccctggacaGCTGGACGAGGAATCACCTGATGgtgattagggagggagggtgggtctGAAAAGCGGATGCGCTCAAACTCCGAATATTAGAGTCTTTGGGTGCGTAAAAACAAAGACTAGTATAAAGCAAAATAAACGCACTCTCGAATAAATCTTATTATTTTATTGACTTGAAAGCATGAACCAAGACGGACGCGTTTCGGCTAACAGCCGTCCTCTGCGTCTTGGGGAGGATAGGGCAGGTGTAACTAATAACAGGTACAGATAGGTTACGTCACCAAATTGCCAATTAGGCGCACAAGTCATAGCAAACATGAATATTCTGAATTTTATCAATAATGTGCCTAAATAGGACAATATGCAAGTCAACAATTatacaaaatagaaaaaaaaataaaataaaaaaatagcaaaatatattacaaaacatgaaataacaAACTCAGAGGAAGCACTGTAGGGCCAGTTCTTCATTAAGGCCACCAGGTTGGACTGTCTGCAGTTCATGAATCCAAAAGGCCTCTCTCTGAAGCAGGAGATGCCCCCTATCTCCACCCCTCCTAGGCTTATGTACAAGTTCAATGCCCTGAAATTTCAGCATACAAATATCATGATTATTGTTATTAAAATGTCTTGCCACTGGGGatttttcatctttatttcgTATGTTACTTTTGTGTTCAGTGACACGTGTACAAAGTTTTCTGGTGGTTTTCCCTACATAACAGAAGCCGCACGGGCACTTCAACAGGTAAACGACAAAGGACGTCCGACAGGATATTCTCCCTCTCACGGAGAATTTCCTGCCGGTGCGTGGATGTACAAATGTGTCTCCTTTTATCATTGCATTGCAATTGACACAGTTACGGCAGGGAAAATTGCCAGGGGGGAGATTAGAGAGCCAATTGGAGGATGCATGTGCACGTCAGCTTTGACCAATGCATCTCTCAAATTTCGGGACCTTTTATAGGCGAAACGAGGAGTATTATTGAAGGACTGGCCTATCTGTGGATCACTAGACAGAACATGCCAATGTTTTTTAACAATTGATTTGATATTGCTAGAAAACGGAGAAAAAGTATTAACGAAGACCAGCTGCGGCGCCTCCTCAGTCCTAGCTTTCTTCTCCAGAAGAGTTTTGCGCGCAGAGCTGCAGGCCTTTTGTAAACAGGAGTCTAAATTTGTTTTTGCATAACCCTTTTCAAGGAAACGATCATAAACAATTTTGGCTTGGGTTTCAAAATCCTCATCAGTGTCGCATAGGCTATTCTGCGAACACGTAAAAATTGGCTGTAAGGGAGACTTCTCTTTATGGGGGGTGGATGATAGCTACTAGAAAGTAAAAAGCTATTTCGGTCAGTGACCTTGCGAAAAACTGTCGTTTTTAGAGTCTTCCCAACTTTCTGAACTTCAACATCCAAAAATGATATTTTATCCATGCTGAATTCAAGGGAAAATTTGATAGAGCTAAGTCTTGAATTTAAATACGTATGGAGCTGAAGCAGAGGCTCAACCGTCCCACTGAAAACAAAGAATATATCGTCTATGAATCGGAACCAACATTTAATATATTGACCAAACTCATTGTCTTTATAAACAAAGTCACTTTCGAATTTCCCCATGAACAAGTTCGCATAATTGGGAGCGAAGGGAGAACCCATGGCTGTGCCCTTGATTTGATGGTAAAAGGTCTCTTCGAATCTAAAGTAATTCATTGTCAAAACTATGTGTGCCATTTCCCAAAGAGATTTAGTTGAAGGATGTTCTCTGCATGCAAGATAACTCTCTAAAGCACATAGGCCTAGATCATGGGGAATGTTGGTATATAGACTGGTCACATCCATCGTACACAACAAGTCATTCTCAGATATCACGACATTTTGCAATTTATTCAGAAAATCAGTCGTATCCTGTAAATAAGATGGTAAGGTTGAGACTAATGATTTAATATGACAGTCCACAAACTGCGAGATGGGTTCAGTTAAAGACTAGCAGCCCGCTACAATAGGGCGACCAGGAACCAAGTCTTCAAATTCTTATGTATCTTAGGCAGTGTGTAAAAAGTCGGCCGCACAGGGTGTTCTTGATGCAGAAAGTCATGTTCTTCTTTAGTGATGTCACCATTCGTTAAAGCGGTATGAAGAGCGGTATGAAGAGGGTGGGAACATCGAAAATTGGCACCTGAAGGCAACAGGGCAGGTGCCTGAGCAGAGTCATttaataaagccaatgtagcatgctgattggtcaggggTAATAAATGAATGACGTATATATGTATACCTggcagaactacgctgcagcTACGCAAGCGCTACATATCTGTGACTCTTTCTGAGAATTCTACAGCTCTCAAAAGAAGTCAAACATTTGATGATGGGCAAGTATGCGGGAACAGTGCCCTCCTAAGTCGATGATGTGCAATGTCAGTCGAAAAACTTAAAATCGGGCCTGAAGTTAAAGGTACTCTAAGGCTGCATTTagattgcagatcggataatctcaattccgattttgtgctcatatcgatttttttgattgcatactgtatgtttacatctactttcgccagtgacccaaatccgatcatgtgtTTAGACATGTGCCAGACAATGTcccgcatgcgcatgggctaaaagtttcttggaaaacattatagcctacgggcactgcaccagttaacacagaaaacacattcacacattttatttcaacactGCAGCATTTTAAAtggatgttttgttgttgttgttgttgttgttgttgttgttgggttttCTCAAACCACAAGCTCTGCAACCTATCCAAAATGGTtccacaacccacttttgggtgCCGACCCTCCAGTTTTGAAACACTGGCCTAGAGCAGCTTCAAGTGTTTAAGGTGATGAGATTGAGTGGAGTTTTGTGATGACAAGAAAGGGTATTATAAATTGACTAATCTGAACCCAgaagacaagaagaagaagttaCAGTGGTAGAGTCCAGACATTCAGTGACAGCTCTTCTGGAAATATGTCCCTGCTTCTGTCTAACGTGACTGAAGATGACCGAGGTGAATATGGTAAAGAGGTAAAAcaactatacagtacatctattCAACTTTTCAATATT includes:
- the LOC134062455 gene encoding serine/threonine-protein kinase pim-1-like, whose translation is MPPPPPPPPAVVPSDKSKRKRNYSNVGSAQETSSENLGAVDPSVLKRTHAEPRTRKRLRRTNESPNDEASFISKYTMGDLLGKGGCGCVFEGTRNSDGLQVAIKIIPKENTGGYITVPDTGEQLPLEVALMTIVSRPPECPNILKLVEWFSLPIMFILILERPMPCMDLYEYCETLGGQLTESQGKHIIRQVVLALKHCRDRSVLHRDVKQENILVNTDDVTVKLIDFGCGDLLKEGPYNAFAGTEAFSPPEWWLHNSYQGRPATVWSLGVLLYVLLCGELPFVDDVEIVTRRLRCKRGLSRECRNLIHWCLKKDPSKRPVLEEILQHKWLSAD